One Micromonospora sp. WMMD812 genomic window carries:
- a CDS encoding glycoside hydrolase family 2 TIM barrel-domain containing protein has translation MIRVSSLDAGWQLRGFLGDDWQLHRAQLHARDSRDDAQRWVPARVPGSVLADLLAAGLVPDPYVGTQSLLSEWVPQRTWVYRTRLNMPGLAGGERVFLEFDGIDYAGSVYLDGERIATHEGTFVPLVVEVTGRLGPGEHSLAVVIDPAPDSEPQVGYTAAVRVHKGRMGYGWDFCPRLVHQGLWAPARLRTTGPMRLADVWARTTVTDTVGRVTITLQVDGDVTAATAECTLSDPDGVPVAAATVPMERATTELTLDVESPRRWEVNGWGEPHRYTLHTVLHDRDARRSDAHETRVGFRDVHLRRDADAPPTSLPYRLVVNDHPTDIKGWNWVPVDALYGAVDEARLRHLLGLARDAGVTMLRVWGGGLIESETFYDLCDAYGILVWQEFAQSSSGMQSVPSDDKAFVARMVAEAERIVPARRNHPSLAIWCGGNELQRADGVPLTDENSPVLAALHDVVARLDPDRQWLPTSPSGPVFGNTLDSVRSGPDHHDVHGPWEHQGLSDHYRLYDEGRGLLLSEFGVEGMSNVRAIESVVPEPDRKLPTAGNPTWDHLGRWWNNEPLVQQAFGGGLGDLAALSRASQFLQADGLRYAVEANRRRPASCGVLPWQLNESFPNGWCTAAVDYFGEPKAAYHYVRRAYRPLHVCAALPAPRVSGDQFTATVWAWWDTASGPVTVTARVLCLDGREIAVARWSAPLAQGRPHRFGEIRCAVTELGGGPFLLDLSVHADAAAQTNRYLLTAGADFDELVTLPPARITTRLHTAGPTWTLRLRHEAGPAVPFLRLLDARPAGDPGWLRWDDNAIDLLPGEDRVLHGRWDGVPPERRRVHVDGWNLPAQMLTEVH, from the coding sequence ATGATCCGGGTGTCCAGCCTCGATGCGGGCTGGCAGCTGCGGGGATTCCTCGGCGACGACTGGCAGCTGCACCGGGCCCAACTGCACGCCCGCGACAGCCGCGACGACGCGCAACGATGGGTGCCCGCCCGGGTGCCCGGCAGCGTGCTGGCGGACCTGCTGGCCGCTGGCCTGGTACCCGACCCGTACGTCGGCACGCAGAGCCTGCTGTCGGAATGGGTGCCGCAGCGGACCTGGGTGTACCGCACCAGGCTGAACATGCCCGGGCTCGCCGGCGGCGAGCGCGTCTTCCTGGAGTTCGACGGCATCGACTACGCGGGATCCGTTTACCTGGACGGCGAACGGATCGCGACGCACGAGGGCACCTTCGTCCCGCTGGTGGTCGAGGTGACCGGGCGACTCGGGCCGGGCGAGCACAGCCTGGCCGTGGTCATCGACCCCGCCCCCGACAGCGAACCGCAGGTCGGCTACACGGCCGCGGTCCGCGTCCACAAGGGTCGGATGGGATACGGCTGGGACTTCTGCCCCCGGCTGGTACACCAGGGCCTCTGGGCGCCGGCCCGGTTGCGGACCACCGGGCCGATGCGGCTGGCCGACGTGTGGGCGCGAACCACCGTGACGGACACGGTCGGGCGGGTGACGATCACGCTGCAGGTCGACGGCGACGTCACCGCAGCGACCGCGGAGTGCACGCTGAGCGACCCGGACGGCGTCCCCGTCGCCGCGGCGACCGTACCGATGGAACGGGCGACCACCGAGCTCACCCTCGACGTCGAGTCGCCTCGGCGGTGGGAGGTCAACGGGTGGGGCGAGCCGCACCGGTACACGCTGCACACCGTGCTGCACGACCGCGACGCGCGGCGCAGCGACGCGCACGAAACCCGGGTGGGCTTCCGGGACGTCCACTTGCGCCGCGACGCCGACGCCCCGCCGACCTCGCTGCCCTACCGGCTCGTGGTGAACGACCACCCGACCGACATCAAGGGCTGGAACTGGGTACCGGTCGACGCCCTCTACGGCGCGGTCGACGAAGCCCGGCTGCGCCACCTGCTCGGGCTGGCCCGGGACGCCGGGGTGACGATGCTGCGGGTGTGGGGCGGCGGCCTCATCGAGAGCGAGACCTTCTACGACCTGTGCGACGCCTACGGCATCCTGGTCTGGCAGGAGTTCGCCCAGTCCAGCTCCGGGATGCAAAGCGTGCCCAGCGACGACAAGGCATTCGTCGCCCGGATGGTCGCCGAGGCTGAGCGGATCGTGCCCGCCCGGCGCAACCATCCCAGCCTGGCCATCTGGTGCGGCGGGAACGAGTTGCAGCGGGCCGACGGCGTACCGCTGACCGACGAGAATTCCCCCGTGCTGGCGGCCTTGCACGACGTGGTGGCGCGGCTCGACCCGGATCGGCAGTGGCTGCCGACCTCTCCGTCCGGTCCGGTGTTCGGCAACACGCTGGACAGCGTGCGGAGCGGCCCGGACCACCACGACGTGCACGGACCGTGGGAGCACCAGGGCCTGTCCGACCACTACCGGCTCTACGACGAGGGTCGCGGCCTGCTGCTCAGCGAGTTCGGTGTCGAGGGCATGAGCAACGTCCGCGCGATCGAGTCGGTAGTGCCCGAGCCGGACCGGAAGCTACCGACGGCCGGCAACCCGACCTGGGACCACCTCGGCCGGTGGTGGAACAACGAACCGCTGGTGCAGCAGGCGTTCGGCGGGGGACTCGGCGACCTCGCGGCGCTCTCCCGGGCCAGCCAGTTCCTGCAGGCGGACGGGCTGCGGTACGCGGTCGAGGCCAACCGGCGGCGGCCGGCGAGCTGTGGGGTACTGCCCTGGCAGCTCAACGAGTCCTTCCCGAACGGGTGGTGCACCGCCGCCGTCGACTACTTCGGCGAGCCGAAGGCCGCCTACCATTACGTACGGCGCGCGTACCGGCCGCTGCACGTCTGCGCGGCCCTGCCCGCGCCCCGGGTCAGCGGCGACCAGTTCACCGCCACGGTGTGGGCATGGTGGGACACCGCGTCCGGCCCGGTGACCGTCACCGCCCGGGTGTTGTGCCTCGACGGCCGCGAGATCGCGGTGGCGCGCTGGTCGGCTCCGCTCGCCCAGGGGCGACCGCACCGGTTCGGTGAGATCCGGTGCGCGGTCACCGAGCTGGGTGGGGGACCCTTCCTCCTGGATCTGTCGGTGCACGCCGACGCCGCGGCGCAGACCAACCGCTACCTGCTCACCGCCGGTGCCGACTTCGACGAACTGGTGACCCTGCCACCGGCCCGCATCACCACCCGGCTGCACACCGCCGGCCCGACCTGGACGCTGCGCCTGCGCCACGAGGCGGGGCCGGCCGTCCCGTTCCTGCGGCTGCTCGACGCCCGCCCGGCCGGCGACCCGGGCTGGCTGCGCTGGGACGACAACGCCATCGACCTGCTGCCCGGCGAGGATCGTGTGCTGCACGGCCGATGGGACGGTGTGCCGCCCGAGCGCCGGCGGGTCCACGTCGACGGCTGGAACCTGCCCGCCCAGATGCTGACGGAGGTCCACTGA
- a CDS encoding alpha-mannosidase, which yields MHSANPQHDTHRPMIPRQPAPPAGRATRGALHMIGNAHIDAVWLWPWQEGYQEARATFRAALQRIDEYPDFVFTCDSVGYLAWIEEHDPELFAALREQVRAGRFEIVGGWWVEPDCNIPGGEGFVRHALYSQRFLADRFGVMASVGCNVDPFGQNATIPQLLAKSGMDSYVFMRPQPHEAQLPGPTFWWQAADGSRVLAYRIPHEYCSPAGHLGVHVGKALAQLPHTTEPLMCFYGVGNHGGGPTRANIDSILELERSDQYPRMLFSTVRAFFDAAAASGDLPEYAGEIQPHGVGCYSAHSAIKKLIRHTEHALQAAEKWTAVAGGVADMPRVTDQLEHAWRQVLLNHFHDTAAGTALPSAYDDARDQLGEARSIAARLQNQAIQRISRQIDIPDEERMAPLAVFNPHPWPVRDTVEVEFGSVLGNGAIVAVDDAQTRTAVQVAPSVTLTGGRRRLVVPVDLPPLGYRLYRLYPDHGMPADAPIDAEPLLENEHLRVTVDPETGWLSSLVCKATGAELINDDAARSGHAVVLDDQTDTWGHGVVSYRDVIGAFTPVSVRWVESGPVRQVLRVHSEYGASTLTEEFVLAAGARHIEVRVTIDWHERLRMLKLRFPTALTGVTATHAIPYGHLERTADGHETVSHSWVDVSGELSGRPAGLSVLNDAKYGVDVNGGEIGLTALRSPAYAWHTPKPLPADGDYEVMDQGVQRFTYRLLPHAGDWRAAGTVRAAAELDQRPLALLESYHAGPLPQQHSFAAVSDADNVVITVVKRAEDGADDYVVRGYETAGAAANATIDLAFLGRTVTTAFGPHEIKTILVPGDPSRAVVEADLLERPVSTSAATGRADAPAQTDERTGTDEPARADEPA from the coding sequence ATGCACAGCGCGAACCCGCAGCACGACACCCACCGGCCGATGATCCCCCGGCAACCGGCACCACCCGCCGGTCGCGCCACCCGCGGTGCCCTGCACATGATCGGCAACGCCCACATCGACGCGGTGTGGCTGTGGCCGTGGCAGGAGGGCTACCAGGAGGCAAGGGCCACCTTCCGCGCCGCACTGCAACGCATCGACGAGTACCCGGACTTCGTCTTCACCTGCGACTCCGTCGGCTATCTCGCCTGGATCGAGGAGCACGATCCCGAGCTGTTCGCGGCGCTGCGGGAGCAGGTACGCGCCGGCCGGTTCGAGATCGTCGGCGGCTGGTGGGTCGAGCCGGACTGCAACATTCCCGGGGGAGAGGGCTTCGTCCGGCACGCGCTCTACTCACAACGCTTCCTCGCCGACCGGTTCGGCGTGATGGCCTCGGTCGGCTGCAACGTCGACCCCTTCGGGCAGAATGCCACCATCCCGCAGCTGCTGGCGAAGTCCGGCATGGACAGCTACGTCTTCATGCGTCCGCAGCCGCACGAGGCGCAGCTGCCCGGACCGACGTTCTGGTGGCAGGCGGCCGACGGCTCCCGGGTGCTGGCCTACCGGATCCCGCACGAATACTGCAGCCCGGCAGGTCACCTCGGCGTGCACGTCGGCAAGGCGCTGGCCCAGCTGCCGCACACCACCGAGCCGCTGATGTGCTTCTACGGGGTCGGCAACCACGGCGGCGGACCGACGCGGGCGAACATCGACAGCATCCTGGAGCTGGAGCGCAGCGACCAGTACCCGCGGATGCTCTTCTCCACGGTGCGGGCGTTCTTCGACGCGGCGGCCGCCAGCGGGGACCTGCCCGAGTACGCCGGGGAGATCCAGCCGCACGGGGTGGGCTGCTACTCGGCGCACTCCGCCATCAAGAAGTTGATTCGGCACACCGAGCACGCGCTGCAGGCCGCCGAGAAGTGGACGGCGGTCGCGGGGGGAGTGGCCGATATGCCCCGGGTGACCGACCAGCTGGAGCACGCTTGGCGGCAGGTGCTGCTCAACCACTTCCACGACACCGCGGCCGGCACCGCGCTGCCCAGCGCGTACGACGACGCGCGCGACCAGCTCGGCGAGGCCCGCTCGATCGCGGCCCGCCTGCAGAACCAGGCGATCCAGCGGATCAGCCGGCAGATCGACATCCCCGACGAAGAACGGATGGCCCCGCTGGCGGTGTTCAATCCGCACCCGTGGCCGGTGCGGGACACCGTCGAGGTCGAGTTCGGCAGCGTGCTCGGCAACGGTGCGATCGTGGCCGTCGACGACGCGCAGACGCGCACCGCCGTGCAGGTCGCCCCGTCGGTGACGCTGACCGGCGGGCGGCGGCGCCTGGTCGTACCGGTGGATCTGCCTCCGCTCGGCTACCGCCTCTACCGGTTGTACCCCGACCACGGCATGCCCGCCGACGCGCCGATCGACGCCGAGCCGCTGCTGGAGAACGAGCACCTGCGCGTCACGGTCGACCCGGAGACCGGCTGGCTGTCCAGCCTGGTGTGCAAGGCCACCGGCGCGGAGCTGATCAACGACGACGCGGCACGCTCCGGACATGCGGTCGTGCTGGACGACCAGACCGACACCTGGGGGCACGGCGTGGTCTCCTATCGCGATGTGATCGGCGCCTTCACGCCGGTATCGGTACGGTGGGTCGAGTCCGGCCCGGTCCGACAGGTGCTGCGGGTGCACAGCGAGTACGGCGCGTCGACCCTGACGGAAGAGTTCGTGCTGGCCGCCGGGGCGCGGCACATCGAGGTCCGGGTGACGATCGACTGGCACGAGCGGCTCCGGATGCTCAAGCTGCGCTTCCCGACCGCCCTGACCGGTGTCACCGCGACGCACGCGATCCCGTACGGCCACCTGGAGCGCACCGCCGACGGGCACGAGACGGTCAGCCACTCGTGGGTGGACGTGTCAGGCGAGCTGTCCGGCCGCCCGGCCGGCCTGTCGGTTCTCAACGACGCCAAGTACGGCGTCGACGTGAACGGCGGCGAGATCGGGCTTACCGCGCTGCGTAGTCCCGCGTACGCCTGGCACACCCCGAAGCCGCTGCCCGCGGACGGCGACTACGAGGTCATGGACCAGGGCGTGCAGCGGTTCACCTACCGGCTGCTGCCGCACGCCGGCGACTGGCGGGCCGCCGGCACGGTCCGCGCCGCGGCCGAGCTCGACCAGCGACCGCTCGCGCTGCTGGAGTCGTACCACGCCGGGCCGCTGCCGCAGCAGCACTCCTTCGCCGCCGTCTCCGACGCCGACAACGTCGTGATCACGGTGGTCAAACGGGCCGAGGACGGCGCGGACGACTATGTCGTACGGGGCTACGAGACGGCCGGCGCGGCGGCCAACGCCACCATCGACCTGGCGTTCCTCGGCCGTACCGTCACCACCGCATTCGGCCCCCACGAGATCAAGACCATCCTGGTTCCGGGTGACCCCAGCCGGGCGGTCGTCGAGGCCGACCTGCTGGAGCGCCCCGTGTCGACGAGCGCAGCGACCGGGCGCGCCGACGCGCCGGCGCAAACCGACGAGCGTACGGGCACCGACGAGCCGGCGCGAGCGGACGAGCCGGCATGA
- a CDS encoding SIS domain-containing protein codes for MIPDDHAPLVQLLDEHLTVIESVRKLVPDVESLGEEVNGRLDRGGTLYAFGNGGSAADAQHLVGELIGRYCRERRPLPAVAVSTDPTVTTCIGNDYSFDDVFARQVSALARPGDVVVAFTSSGRSPNVVAGLRAGQNAGALTVLFTGAPDTGGGPAARYADRVLAVASDRTARVQEAHVLLLHLLSEHIDRWAAATD; via the coding sequence ATGATCCCCGATGACCACGCCCCGCTCGTCCAGCTCCTGGACGAACACCTGACCGTGATCGAGTCGGTCCGCAAGCTCGTCCCCGACGTCGAATCCCTCGGAGAGGAGGTCAATGGCCGCCTGGACCGCGGGGGCACCCTCTACGCCTTCGGCAACGGCGGCTCGGCCGCCGACGCCCAACATCTGGTCGGCGAACTCATCGGCCGGTACTGCCGCGAGCGGCGGCCGCTGCCGGCGGTCGCGGTGTCCACCGACCCGACGGTCACCACCTGCATCGGCAACGACTACTCCTTCGACGACGTATTCGCCCGGCAGGTCAGCGCACTGGCCCGCCCCGGCGACGTGGTGGTGGCCTTCACCAGCAGCGGCCGGTCGCCAAACGTCGTCGCCGGACTGCGCGCCGGCCAGAACGCCGGGGCATTGACCGTCCTGTTCACCGGCGCGCCCGACACGGGCGGTGGACCGGCGGCCCGCTACGCCGATCGTGTGCTCGCGGTGGCCTCGGACCGCACCGCCCGGGTGCAGGAGGCGCACGTCCTGCTCCTGCACCTGCTCAGCGAGCACATCGACCGCTGGGCCGCCGCGACCGACTGA
- a CDS encoding ROK family protein: protein MPFREHVLALDIGGTKLAAGVVSHTGEVRSFVRTPTRVEEGPDKVIKRLLDLGHDALAAAGHDQADMAAIGIGCGGPLDPVTGRVQGPPGLPYWDDVPIVDLVSAAYARPAFLENDGTAAVLGEYRFGPWRDVAHMLYLTVSTGVGGGLILDGQVYRGAAGNGGEFGHVIIDWNGRVCGCGQRGCIEAYASGSSIARRASEALSTDAASSMRGLDVVTAETVSSHARRGDPLARRIWDETTAALGRAIAVMINVVEPQLVVLGGGVTRAGDALLLPVRRAALTQAMRPAGAAARVELSSHGDTVGVVGAAASALLYLDHGAAA, encoded by the coding sequence GTGCCCTTCCGCGAACACGTCCTCGCCCTCGACATCGGTGGCACCAAGCTCGCCGCCGGGGTCGTGAGCCACACCGGCGAGGTCCGCTCATTCGTCCGCACACCCACGAGAGTCGAGGAGGGGCCGGACAAAGTCATCAAGCGACTGCTGGACCTCGGGCACGATGCGCTGGCCGCCGCCGGGCACGATCAGGCCGACATGGCCGCGATCGGTATCGGCTGCGGCGGCCCGCTCGATCCGGTGACCGGGCGAGTGCAGGGCCCGCCCGGGCTGCCCTACTGGGACGACGTACCCATCGTCGACCTGGTCTCCGCCGCGTACGCCCGTCCCGCGTTCCTGGAGAACGACGGCACGGCCGCCGTGCTGGGGGAGTACCGCTTCGGGCCCTGGCGCGACGTGGCCCACATGCTCTACCTGACGGTGTCCACCGGCGTGGGCGGCGGCCTGATCCTCGACGGGCAGGTCTACCGCGGTGCGGCCGGCAACGGCGGCGAGTTCGGCCACGTGATCATCGACTGGAACGGCCGCGTCTGCGGCTGCGGGCAGCGAGGCTGCATCGAGGCGTACGCCTCGGGCAGTTCGATCGCGCGCCGGGCGAGCGAGGCGTTGAGCACCGATGCCGCGTCGTCCATGCGGGGCCTCGACGTGGTGACCGCCGAAACCGTGTCGTCGCACGCCCGGCGGGGCGACCCGCTGGCCCGCCGGATCTGGGACGAGACCACCGCCGCGCTGGGCCGCGCGATCGCGGTCATGATCAATGTGGTGGAACCGCAACTCGTCGTCCTCGGCGGCGGAGTCACCCGCGCCGGCGACGCCCTCCTGCTACCGGTACGCCGCGCCGCGCTCACCCAGGCCATGCGACCAGCCGGGGCGGCGGCCCGGGTGGAGCTGTCGTCGCACGGCGACACCGTCGGCGTCGTCGGCGCGGCGGCATCGGCCCTTCTCTACCTCGACCACGGAGCAGCCGCATGA
- a CDS encoding carbohydrate ABC transporter permease gives MSTSPPGLAALPTTPGPGHEPTEGSQPDSGGRGQRWWKRAPYLIVLALASVVFTYPFVWLISASLKPRTEVFDNALIPHTLRLENFADVWDYAPVLTWVGNSAVVGIAAATTVTISSALVAFGFAYFRFPGRNVLFGLVLATMMLPQAVTMIPVYLIWNKLGLTGTQVPLWAQNIFGSAFYIFLLRQFFLGLPRELFEAARVDGSSFFGLFWRIALPLARPALAIVFVFEIQASWNDLIRPLIYLQETSLFTVPRGLKAVIDTFGNGGEQHWEIVMAASLIATLPMIIIFAVAQKHIIEGIATQGRKG, from the coding sequence ATGAGTACATCGCCTCCGGGCCTGGCGGCCCTCCCCACCACGCCCGGCCCGGGTCACGAACCGACCGAAGGCAGCCAGCCGGATTCCGGCGGGCGGGGCCAGCGCTGGTGGAAACGTGCCCCCTATCTGATCGTGCTCGCCCTCGCCAGTGTGGTGTTCACCTACCCCTTCGTCTGGTTGATCAGCGCCTCGCTCAAACCGCGTACCGAGGTGTTCGACAACGCCCTGATCCCACACACGCTGCGCCTGGAGAACTTCGCTGACGTCTGGGACTACGCGCCCGTGCTCACCTGGGTCGGCAACAGCGCGGTGGTGGGGATCGCCGCGGCCACCACCGTCACCATCAGCAGCGCACTGGTGGCGTTCGGCTTCGCGTACTTCCGATTCCCGGGGCGCAACGTGCTGTTCGGGCTGGTGCTCGCGACGATGATGCTGCCGCAGGCGGTCACGATGATCCCGGTCTACCTGATCTGGAACAAGCTCGGCCTGACCGGAACCCAGGTGCCGCTGTGGGCGCAGAACATCTTCGGCTCGGCGTTCTACATCTTCCTGCTGCGACAGTTCTTCCTCGGCCTTCCCCGTGAACTGTTCGAGGCGGCTCGGGTCGACGGATCCAGCTTCTTCGGGCTGTTCTGGCGCATCGCCCTGCCGCTCGCCCGGCCGGCGCTGGCGATCGTCTTCGTGTTCGAGATTCAGGCGAGCTGGAACGACCTGATCCGGCCACTGATCTATCTGCAGGAGACCTCGCTGTTCACCGTGCCCCGCGGCCTCAAGGCCGTCATCGACACCTTCGGCAACGGCGGCGAACAACACTGGGAGATCGTCATGGCGGCGAGCCTGATCGCCACCCTGCCCATGATCATTATCTTCGCCGTCGCCCAAAAACACATCATCGAGGGCATCGCCACCCAGGGCCGGAAGGGCTGA
- a CDS encoding sugar ABC transporter permease — MTTANVATRKLLPGGARRTRNWREIRAAYGFISLWIVGFLVFTLGPMIASLVLSFTDYNAIDSPEGVGLANYRELVADPKVAKALGNTLIYSVMYVPASMVVALILAMVLNRVGRASGFFRTVFYLPVMTPTVAVGALFLLLLNGQEGLLNRTLRLMGITGPNWTTDTNWVKPGLVITMLWSLGGTVVIYLAALRQVPKDLYEAAEMDGANAWTKFRKVTVPMISGALFFTLIVQTISALQMFDQAYTMFFGAQQNSTYSNESALFYVIYLFQQAFRFLHMGYASALAWLLFLIIMIITAVQVRVSRRFVYYEGEKD, encoded by the coding sequence GTGACAACCGCGAACGTGGCCACCCGGAAGCTGCTTCCGGGTGGCGCACGACGAACCAGGAACTGGCGGGAGATCCGCGCCGCCTACGGCTTCATCTCGCTGTGGATCGTCGGGTTCCTGGTTTTCACCCTCGGCCCGATGATCGCCAGCCTTGTGCTGTCCTTCACCGACTACAACGCGATCGACTCGCCCGAGGGCGTGGGGTTGGCGAACTACCGAGAACTCGTGGCGGACCCCAAGGTCGCCAAGGCCCTCGGCAACACGCTCATCTACTCGGTCATGTATGTGCCGGCCTCGATGGTGGTGGCGCTGATCCTCGCCATGGTGCTCAACCGGGTCGGGCGGGCGTCGGGCTTCTTCCGGACGGTCTTCTACCTACCCGTCATGACACCGACCGTCGCCGTGGGCGCGCTGTTCCTGCTGCTGCTCAACGGTCAGGAGGGGCTGCTCAACCGCACCCTGCGCCTGATGGGGATCACCGGACCCAATTGGACGACCGACACCAACTGGGTGAAGCCCGGGCTGGTCATCACCATGCTGTGGAGCCTCGGCGGGACCGTGGTCATCTACCTCGCGGCGCTGCGCCAGGTGCCGAAGGATCTCTACGAGGCCGCCGAGATGGACGGTGCGAACGCGTGGACGAAGTTCCGCAAGGTGACGGTGCCGATGATCAGCGGTGCACTCTTCTTCACCCTGATCGTGCAGACGATCTCGGCACTGCAGATGTTCGACCAGGCGTACACCATGTTCTTCGGCGCCCAGCAGAACAGCACCTACTCCAACGAGTCCGCGCTGTTCTACGTGATCTACCTGTTCCAGCAGGCATTCCGATTCCTGCACATGGGATACGCGTCGGCGCTGGCCTGGCTGCTGTTCCTGATCATCATGATCATCACCGCCGTGCAGGTACGGGTCTCGCGCCGGTTCGTCTACTACGAAGGCGAGAAGGACTGA
- a CDS encoding sugar ABC transporter substrate-binding protein: MTITRRGLLAGSVGAFALGATSACGGVSGSGNDTGKGDKGDTGSLSTQGFGKPDDVGQARIDAFKSAYPNVQLAINEGDFDPQQFLSAVASGNAPSLVYLNRDLVGSYAAQGAIQPLDDHLATAGIKTGDYREAAIKEVTIDGKIYGVPEFYNTRNILVNGKALQEVGLTLADVSTTDWNKLHTVATKLYKASGGGIARIGFDPKLPEFLPLWAKANGADLVNPDGSPNLDDPKIIEALTYALSLINEQGGWSKFKAFRDTWDLFGAGNQFVKNQAGAFPWEGWYVNVLVQSSPKVDLQSVPFTDKQGTPISFENGSAWCLPKGAKNQAAAINWMKVMTSTETWLKAGAARQATVEKNNSLFTGLFTAKPAADEQIKAKYVKAGQTGFHKAVENYYASTGYAFAIPGSKAGSEIKAAWQDAVNRALSGQQKPDAAMKQAQADASKAFSAAK, translated from the coding sequence ATGACGATCACCCGGCGGGGCCTTCTGGCCGGCTCGGTAGGGGCTTTCGCGCTCGGCGCGACGAGCGCCTGCGGCGGTGTCAGCGGGAGTGGAAACGACACCGGCAAGGGCGACAAGGGCGACACCGGCTCGTTGTCGACCCAGGGCTTCGGCAAGCCAGACGATGTGGGGCAGGCGCGCATCGACGCGTTCAAGAGCGCGTACCCGAACGTGCAGCTCGCCATCAACGAGGGCGACTTCGACCCGCAGCAGTTCCTGTCCGCGGTCGCCAGCGGCAACGCCCCGTCGCTGGTGTACCTCAACCGCGACCTGGTCGGCAGCTACGCGGCGCAGGGCGCCATCCAACCGCTGGACGACCATCTCGCCACAGCCGGGATCAAGACCGGCGACTACCGCGAGGCCGCGATCAAGGAAGTGACGATCGACGGCAAGATCTACGGCGTCCCTGAGTTCTACAACACCCGCAACATCCTGGTGAACGGCAAGGCGCTGCAGGAGGTCGGGCTCACCCTGGCCGACGTGAGCACCACCGACTGGAACAAGCTGCACACCGTCGCCACCAAGCTGTACAAGGCCAGCGGCGGCGGGATCGCCCGGATCGGGTTCGACCCCAAGCTCCCCGAGTTCCTGCCGCTATGGGCGAAGGCCAACGGCGCTGACCTGGTGAACCCCGACGGTTCGCCGAACCTCGACGACCCAAAGATCATCGAGGCCCTGACGTACGCGCTGAGCCTGATCAATGAGCAGGGTGGTTGGTCGAAGTTCAAGGCGTTCCGCGACACCTGGGACCTGTTCGGCGCCGGCAACCAGTTCGTGAAGAACCAGGCGGGCGCGTTCCCCTGGGAGGGGTGGTACGTCAACGTCCTGGTCCAGTCCTCGCCGAAGGTCGACCTGCAGTCGGTCCCGTTCACCGACAAGCAGGGCACGCCGATCAGCTTCGAAAACGGCAGCGCGTGGTGCCTGCCGAAGGGCGCCAAGAATCAGGCTGCGGCCATCAACTGGATGAAGGTCATGACCAGCACCGAGACCTGGCTGAAGGCCGGCGCCGCCCGGCAGGCCACGGTAGAGAAGAACAACTCCCTCTTCACCGGACTTTTCACGGCCAAGCCCGCAGCGGACGAACAGATCAAGGCCAAGTACGTCAAGGCCGGCCAGACCGGATTCCACAAGGCCGTCGAGAACTACTACGCGTCTACCGGCTATGCCTTCGCCATCCCCGGCTCTAAGGCCGGCAGCGAGATCAAGGCGGCCTGGCAGGACGCGGTGAATCGGGCGCTCTCCGGCCAGCAGAAGCCCGACGCGGCGATGAAGCAGGCGCAGGCGGACGCGAGCAAGGCATTCAGCGCGGCGAAGTGA